The following is a genomic window from Sedimenticola thiotaurini.
ATGCGCCGGCCCTGGCGGCGGCGGATGTGGGGATGGCGATGGGCACGGGAACCGATGTGGCCATGCATACCGCTGGGATTACCCTGATGCGGGGTGATCCCCAGTTGGTGTCCGATGCCATATCCATATCCCGTGCCACCTATGGGAAGATCCGGCAGAATCTGTTCTGGGCGCTGATCTATAACCTGATCGCCATTCCCCTGGCAGCCTCCGGTTTGCTCAGCCCGGTGGTGGCCGGCGCGGCCATGGCCATGTCATCGGTGAGCGTGGTGTCCAATTCCCTGTTGTTACGGCGCTGGCGCAGTTCAGCCCGATAATTTTTAACTCTGTTGTTGGAGTACGATGATGGCAAAGACCTATAAAGTGGAAGGCATGACCTGTGGCGGTTGTGCCAGTTCAGTGGAGCAGGCAATCAAGACAGCGGCGGCCCAGGCCAGTGTGGATGTTCAACTGGAAGGTGGACTGGTGACTGTCGATGGAGTGGACGATGATGACCTGATCAGGCAGGCAGTTGAAGATGCCGGTTTCACCTATGCTGGTACCGCCTAACCGGGGCCAATCGACCCACCGTTACCCCGTATAGGCAGGGTGAATGGTGATAATCCGGCGGATTATGGCCAGGCCGTGGTGGCGCGCCGCCTATGTGCCACGGCCTGTGCGGGGTCTGCTCAGAGTCTATGGGGCAGATTTTTGCGGATGGTCTCAACATCCTGGGTAGTGAGATTCTTGGATATCTCAGTGGCAACCAGTTTCTGCAGGGGTTGCGGCTGTTGCTTTCTCAAGAGCCCAAGGAAGCTGGGCGCGGCGATAACATGAAGTTTGTTGAAATGGCCCTGGGCTCGACCTGATTCCAGAGTGGCACAGACCTGGTGTGCGAAGCGTACTGCCTCATCGTGCTTGGTTTCATTGACATGACCCACGTCATGACTGCGGGGACCGGCGCTGCGGTCACGCCCCGGCCGGTCCGCTACCAGATCCCCGGTATGCAGGCGGGCCTCCGGATGATCCAGGGTGTGGATCTCTACCAGGGGACTAAAGGCGTTCTCGGCGGAGAAGATTCTTGCACGGCTTGTGTCAGCAACAACTACCCAGGCTGCATTCATAATCATTCCTCTCTCAAGTTGATAAACGGGTCAACGACCCCGGAGATTAAAGTATAGAGGAATATCCCCTGCTGTTTTTGCCCTGGGTCAGTCGAAATCCTCTTCCTGATGGTGGGGACGTGGAGGATCTTGTGGCCACTTTAGGTGCCGCGTCGGATCAGCCCCGCTGGACCTGCTCCAGTGAGGCTATCCAATGGTCGATTGAGATGGGCAGATAGCCGGTCAACTCCAGGTTCCGGTCCTCCAGCACATCCTGCCCAGGGTGACGTTGTTGCCAGTACTCCATCATCTGGTCACGATGCAGCAGCAGTGCCTGGATATGGGGCCGGAACAGTCTCAGCATGGCACTGATCCAGCGGTTTACCGGCCAGGAGGGCCAGGCGTGTTCGATGGCGAATTGAGGCAGCATCTCGATTACGTCCCGTGCGCTGTACCAGGTTTCTCCGGTCACCCAGCGATTGGCGGCAAACAGGCCGATGGGGCGTCCCCAGGCATCCATGGAGATGCCCGCCAGGTGGGCGATGGCATCCTGGCCCTGGGGCCAGGGTTCACTGGTCAGGGGGTAATCCAGTGGCTCAGCCGGCCAGGCGCGTCCGCCGGTGCGAAGGAAAGTATGGAAATGACCGTGCTCCTGAATATCGCTGCGATGGGCGTGGTAGTAGTACTGGCCAAAGGTCTCGTTATCAAACACGTCATCACGGGGATAGTGTTCCAGTTCGACAAAATCCCCCTGCCCTTTGAGCATCTCCCCCACCAGGTTCAGTCCGACCCGCTCCAGTGCGCCCATGCAGGAGCGAACCTCGTCACCGGCATGCAACATCGTTTTGATCTCGTCCTGGAGCAGGTGGACGGGGTTGGGTGGTATCAGCTGGGGTGGCTGTATGTGTGGTTCTCTGTTACTCATCTGTCAAAGTCCCAAAGCAGGATCGCATAATCGTTGCCAATGCAGCGCAGCCGGGGCGGTAAATTCGGGCACCTTCAGCAGGTTCCACGGGAGGTGTGCCGGCAGAAAAAGTGGCGATACCATCACCGGAGGCGATCAGGGGGAGCTGACCCCATGCTGTCCCCCGGTGCGGGCGCGCGGGTCAGGTGACGGGCTTTGGCCCGCCACCTGTTTCTCAATTGGCGGCGCAGGGATTTCTGGCTGCACAGGGATTTTTTGCCGCGCAGGGGTTCTTTGCGGCACAGGGGTTTTTCGCCGCACAAGGGTTCATGGTCCCGCTGCTGTGCGATTCGGCAAAGTTTTTCTGCTGATGGGTCACGTAAGTGGCCAGGGCGGCCAGTTCCATGGAGTCCCAGGCCAGGGGTTGGGCCGCCATAGGGGAGACCATGCAGAGCTGTACCATCTCGTCGGCGTGAACGGTTTTTACCTGAAACTGGTCATTGGCCATCTGTACGTAGTGGGGGTAGGGTTGGGCGAATGTGGCCTGGAACATGCCATGGTTGTTGTGGCAGCTGTTACAGGAGATGCCGTTACTGCTCAGGCTGGTATCCTTGAACAGTCTTTCGCCCTCGGCCAGCAGTGTGGCCTGATCAGCCTGGTAGGGTTGGTAGTTATCGGGACGTGTTACGGCAGCGGAGTTGATCCGGGCCGCGCAGGGATTCATCGACTGGGCGGTGCAAGGGTTCCTGCCGGCACAGGGGGTGATGCTTTTTGCTGCGCAGGGATTTCTGGATCTGGCCGCGCAGGGATTGGCCGCATAGAGTGGGGTGCCGCCGAGTACGACGGTGGTCAGACAGCCACTGACAATGGCTGTCAGGGTCTTTCTGGAGCTGGTCTGCTTCATGTTGGATCTCCTCTGGTTGAAATGCCTGTCTGTTTTTGTTGTGGATCGCTGGTCGTTTTGCCGTTAATACTCCGTTTATGCTGTGGGTGGATCTGTACTTGTGCGGGAAACAGAGTTGTTATGGCGCTTTGCAACGTCAGGACACGTACAATAAGACCGGAAGGGTGTTGTGTTCTTTTCAGGCAATGTGCCAGACCGGTCGCCGGCGTCACCGGAGCTGTGGTACCTGTTTTAATGGCACTTGCAGAAATCGGGAATTGACCTTATTTATGCCGGGTGGAGATCCGCCTGGTGCAACTGGCAGGGAAGTAATTTATGAAACCGACTGATGATCAATTAAACCGGGCGCTACGCCTAGCCGAACAGATGCGGGAGCGGGATGATGATCCGGATTTTCTGGCCAGATCGCTGCTCTATCTGCACCAGCGGGACCAGATGTTGGAGAAGGTGTTGGAGCATCTGGAGCTGTTTCTGCGTTTCGGGCTGCCGGTGGATGAACATATGAAACTGGTTCGTCTGGTGGAAGAGGCCAAAGTGCAACAGCAGCTCGACCAGGGTGAGGATGTGCAGAAGCTGGGATTGTGAAGCCGGCGATCGGGTGAGGAGGACGGTTTTGTTGAGCGCCCGTCGGACAGGTTTGTATTGCAGCAGGTTTTCACCGGTTGTTGCAGTGGCTCGGGAAAGCCTTTGAACCACCATTAATTGTGCTAACATCCACTGCTATTTTGCGCCCCGGAGTTTGCCCGGGGCTATTGAACGATCAGGAGTAACGCATGCCGATTTATGAGTACCGTTGTGAAGCCTGCGGCCATGAGCTGGAGGCGATGCAAAGAATGAGCGATGAGGCGCTGACCGAGTGCCCGAAGTGCGGTAAACCCGCGCTGAAAAAGCTGATATCGGCGGCCGGGTTCCGTCTCAAGGGGCAGGGCTGGTACGAGACAGACTTCAAGAGTGGCAAACAGAAGAATCTGCACAGCGGAGACAAGCAGGACTCCAAGCCGGCGCCTGCCTGCGGTGCCGGTGCCTGTAGTAGCTGTGAGCCCTGATCCCGCGATATGCGATTAATCCGCCGCTACCTGGTGGCCGGACTGCTGGTCTGGGTGCCGCTGGGCATAACGCTGCTGGTGGTGCGTCTGCTGGTGCGCTGGCTGGATGGATCTCTGCTACTGTTGCCGGAGGCCTACCGGCCGGAACAGCTGCTGGGTTTCTCCATTCCCGGGCTCGGTGTGCTGGTCTCGGTGTTGATCGTATTTGTCACCGGGGTGATGGTGGCCAATCTGTTTGGTCGCTCCCTGGTCTCCGTCTGGGAACGCCTGATGGCCCGCATTCCGTTGGTTCGGTCCGTCTATTCAGGGGCCAAGCAGCTGGCGGAGACCATGTTCAGCGAGGCGGGGCAATCCTTCAGGAAAGTCCTGTTGATCGAGTTTCCCCGCAAAGGGTTGTGGACACTGGCTTTTCAGACCGGTACCGATGCGGGTGAAGCCCAGCTCAAAACCGGGCGGGATGTGGTGAATGTCTACGTTCCCACCACCCCCAACCCGACCGGCGGTTACTTCGTCATGGTGCCCCGGGAGGATGTGGTGGAGTTGGATATGAGCGTGGATGACGGATTGAAAATGCTCATGTCCATGGGGGCGGTGGTGCCCCAGGGGCAGAAAACCTCCCGGCAGACCGACGGGATTGATCCCGGTCACTGAGCGCAGGACTCCCGGTTTTTCTAAACCAGGCACCCGGTCCCCTGCGCCGGGTCACTTCGTATGGTAAAAGTACCTCGTCAAAGAGCGGCAGACCGGGCGAAATCCCTTTAGCAGTTCAATCCTCTATTCTCTAAACTAGTCCGGGAAGTACCCATTTTTATCCGGTTGCAGGGTGTCCGGTTACAACAGCTGAATGGTTGTCCGGACAGTCGGTTGTTCGCCGCGCCGGGTCTCCCATTGGTCAGGAGGCGCGTCGATTTCTCCCCCCACGAACAATTAAATCGACTCAGTGCTTGCGCCTCTCGTATCCAAACCTTAAAATTTCCTGTTTTCTCAGTCGGGCGAATTTCTCGCCTGAAATCAGTCTGTAACGGTAATATCGAGTATGCGCACCCACTATTGCGGTCATATAAACGCCTCACATATCGACCAGGAGGTCGAAATTTGCGGTTGGGTTCACCGGCGACGTGATCATGGCGGGGTGATTTTTATCGATCTGCGGGATCGCGAAGGACTCGTCCAGGTGGTGTACGATCCGGACCTGCCGGATATCTTCGCCATCGCTGAACAGGTTCGCAACGAGTTTGTACTGAAGGTGCGTGGTCGTGTGCGCGCCCGTCCCGAAGGCACCGTCAACCCGGATATGCCGACCGGTGAAATCGAAATCCTCGGACTCGGTCTGGAGGTGCTGAACCGGGCCGACACCCCGCCGTTCCAGCTGGATGAGCATGAGCGGGTCTCCGAAGAGGTGCGCCTGCGCTACCGTTATATCGACCTGCGCCGCCCCGAGATGCAGAAGCGCATCATGCTGCGGGCTGCCGTCACACGGGCGTTGCGCAGCTACCTGGACGATAACGGCTTTCTCGATATCGAGACACCGATGCTGACCAAGGCGACTCCAGAAGGGGCGCGGGATTACCTGGTGCCGTCCCGAACCCATCCGGGCCACTTCTTTGCCCTGCCCCAGTCACCCCAGCTGTTCAAACAGCTGCTGATGATGTCCGGCATGGACCGTTATTATCAGATTGTGCGCTGTTTCCGTGATGAGGATCTGCGTGCTGATCGCCAGCCCGAGTTCACCCAGCTGGATATCGAGACCTCGTTCATGAGTGAGAACGAGATCATGAACGCCATGGAAGAGATGATCCGGGGCGTGGTGAAGCAGGTGCTGGACGTGGATCTGCCCGATCCGTTCCCCCACATGACCTACCAGGAGGCGATGCGCCGGTTCGGTTCTGATCGCCCCGATCTGCGCTGTCCGCTGGAGCTGGTGGACGTGGCGGATCTCATGGACGGGGTCGATTTTAAAGTGTTCTCCGGACCCGCCAAGGACCCCAAAGGCCGTGTGGCGGCCCTCTGCCTGCCCAAGGGTTGTGAGCTGACCCGTAAGGAGATTGACGAGTACACCAAGTACGTCGGTATCTACGGGGCCCGGGGATTGGCTTACATTAAGGTGAACGACTGGAGTGGCCAGGGGCGCGATGGTTTGCAGTCGCCGATTCTCAAGTTCCTGCCGGATGAGGCGGTCAACGGCATCATGGAGCGCACCGGCGCCCAGGATGGCGATCTGATCTTCTTCGGTGCTGATAAGGCCTCGGTGGTGAATGAGGCGTTGGGCGCCCTGCGGGTCAAGCTGGGTGAAGATCGGGGGCTGATGCAGCCCGGTTGGCACCCGGTCTGGGTGGTCGACTTCCCGATGTTCGAATGGGACGAGGGCGCGGACCGCTGGAATGCGCTGCACCACCCATTTACCGCGCCGAAGGAGGATCAGCTGGACCTGCTGGAGAGCGATCCGGGTGCCTGCCTGTCCCGGGCCTATGACATGGTGCTGAATGGTACCGAGGTGGGCGGTGGCTCCATCCGTATTCACAACAGCGCCGTGCAGGAGCGGGTATTCCGGCTGCTGGGTATCGGTGAAGAGGAGGCCGAGGAGAAGTTTGGCTTCCTGCTCACTGCGCTGAAATACGGTTGTCCGCCCCATGGCGGTCTGGCCTTTGGCCTGGATCGGTTGGTGATGCTGCTGGCCGGCGCCGGTTCCATCCGTGACGTGATGGCTTTCCCCAAGACCCAGACAGCGGCTTGTATGCTGACGGCGGCACCGTCCGAAGTGAGTCCCGCCCAACTGCGGGAGCTCTCTATCCGGGTGCGTACGCCAAAGGCGGAAGAGCAGGGCTGAGCAGGCTGCGTTCGGGTCAGTGAAGGCTGGCCCGGACGTTTATCGTAATGGCTGAATGGTTCAGTCGGGTGTCGTCGATTGGGTAATCGGACAAGCAGGATGCTTATTTGACAACTGGAGCGGACCGGTGCGGCCAACCTATAAACGTCCAGAGTCGGTTCTGGTGGTGATCTACACCGACCGGGGCGAGGTGCTGATGCTCAATCGCACCCAGCCCAGGGGGTTCTGGCAGTCCGTTACCGGCAGTCTGAAGTGGAACGAGTCACCCCGTCAGGCAGCGGAACGGGAGCTGTTTGAAGAGACCGGTCTCCACCACCAGGGTCGCCTGCGGGATGCCCGCCACACGGAGCGTTTCCCCATTCTGCCGGCCTGGCGAGCCCGTTTTGCCCCTTCCGCACACTACAACCGGGAACACCTCTTCTACTTCCGGTTACCGTCCCGTCGGCTGATCCGGCTCAATCCCCGCGAGCACGCCGAGATGCGCTGGCTCCCGGCCGCGCAGGCGGCCTGTAAAGCCACATCCTGGACCAACCGGAACGCGATCCTGCGGCTGTTGTCCGGTTGAACATGTCGTCTGCCCACCTTTTACCCCGTGCCGCACCACCCGCGTGGGCATAAAAGACGTGCCCACCCTGCCAGGTTCGCACCGTTTGTGTCGGATTTATCGCAGCCTGGGTTAGCTGAAGGGGTAACCCAACAGGACTACAGCTCCTCCGAGGCGTAGTCGGCCAGGCGTGAGCGCTCACCCCGCAGCAGGGTGATATGGCCGCTGTGGCGCCAATCCTTGAACCGGTCCACTACGTAGGTCAGACCGGAAGTGGTTTCGGTCAGGTAGGGAGTGTCAATCTGTGCCACGTTACCGAGACAGACGATCTTGGTACCGGGGCCGGCCCGGGTGATCAGGGTCTTCATCTGTTTTGAGGTGAGATTCTGCGCCTCGTCCAGGATGATGTACTTCTTCAGGAAGGTGCGTCCGCGCATGAAGTTGAGTGAATGGATGCGGATACGTGAGCGGAGCAGCTCATCGGTGGCAGCCCGGCCCCACTCGCCCCCTTCGGTCTGGGTCAGTACCTCCAGGTTATCCATCAGAGCGCCCATCCAGGGGGTCATCTTCTCCTCCTCGGTGCCGGGCAGGAAGCCGATATCCTCGCCCACCGGCACGGTCACCCGGGTCATGATGATCTCCCGGTAGATGTTCATGTCCAGGGTCTGGGCGAGCCCGGCGGCCAGGGCCAGCAGGGTCTTGCCGGTACCGGCGCTGCCCAGCAGCGAGACGAAATCCACCTCCGGATCCATCAGCATGTTGATGGCGAAGTTCTGCTCCCGGTTACGCGCCCGTATGCCCCAGATCGCATGGTTGGCGCTGCGGTAATCGGTGGCCATCTCGATAATGGCGTCGTCACCGTCGCGGCGCCGCACTATGGCCTCGAACTTGGAATCGTCGTCCAGGAACAGGCACTGGTTGGGGTACCAGGCCTGGGTATCCTTGCCCTTGATACGGTAGTAGGTGCGGCCCTGCTCCTGCCAGGAGTCGAGGTTTTTACTGTGTTCCTCCCAGAAATTGGCCTCCAGTTCCGCCTCGCCGCTGTAGAGTAGGTTGACGTCGTCCAGCACCTGGTCGTTATTGTAATCCTCCGCCGGTACCCCCAATACGGCTGCCTTGATGCGCAGGTTGATGTCCTTGGATATCAGGGTCACCTGCATCTCGGGATGCTCCTGCTGCAGGGTCAGGGCAGTACTCAATATGTTGTTGTCCGGCATATTTCCCGGCAGGCTCTCAGGCAGGTGGCTGGCCAGGGTGGTGGTCTGGAAAAACAGCCGGCCGGCCGGCGCTGTTGCCGTGCTGGTGCCGTTCGCCGGTGCAGGCAGGGGCAGGCCGGTATCGATCTGCTGTTTGCTGGCACCCGACATCAGTTCATCCAGGAAGCGGGATACCTGGCGCACGTTGCGCGCCACCTCGGAGACCCCTTTCTTGCCCTTGTCCAGCTCTTCCAGTACTACCATGGGGAGGAAGATGTCGTGCTCCTTGAAGCGAAAGATAGCAGTGGGGTCGTGCATCAGTACGTTGGTATCGAGCACAAACAGTCGGCGCTTCTCCTGGTCAGTCATCGGTGGCTTGTCCTGCATCGGGTTGTGGGGTTGCTGCGTGTGGCGCGGATCAGCGCTGGGCCGGTTCGATAATGGCGTCCAGATTGATGGTGTCACAAAACTCCATGAAATCGTCCCGTAGGGTGGCGATGTGCAAGTCTGCCGGAATCCCCACGGTCATATGGACTGAGAACATCACGGTGCCGGTATGGGGCGCGGCGTAGCTGGTGGTGGCCATATCCTCGATATTGATCTTGCGTTGGGAGAAGAAGTTGGCCAGTTGGTGCACGATACCCGGATGATCGAGAGAGACCACGTCCACCACATAGGGCAGGGCCCGGGCGGTGCTGTCGCGGGCTTCGGTGCGTTTGACAATGATGGTCAGGTCGAGCTGCTGTTCCAGTGCGGGGATCGCTTCTTCCAGCTTGCCGAGGGTATTCCAGTTACCTTCCACCATCAGCAGAATGGCAAACTCACCGCCGAGAACGGTCATGCGGCTGTCGGCGATATTGCAGCCGATATTCAGTATCGCCTTGGAGAGTTCGTCGACAATGCCGGGGCGATCTTTTCCCAGCGCGGATATCACCAAGTAGTTCTGTGTAGACATAGAAAATTGCTACTCCTGTTTCTTTTCTCCTGAAGTGTAGCCCCGCAAGGGTCCGCTTGTCTTGCGTTCTCTGGCAAAACGTTGACCGGGTGAACGGTGTGCCCCTCCAGCCGGGACGTTGGAGGCCCCGGCATCCTGCCATCCATCTTTGCGATTTGGAATGGGGTTGCCGGGCGAGTGGTGTCTGGGGAATGCGAAGGGAAATGCCAGATTATCGCCCATCCGCCTTGTCAGCGTCGGAGTCGGCGTTTTAGAATGGCTGATTAGGCGGATTAATTGGAGTTTTTTCACATGTTTCAAGGCAGTATGGTAGCGCTGGTCACCCCGATGCAGGAGGATGGCAGCGTCGATGAGAACAGCCTGCGTGACCTGGTGGAATGGCACGTTGAACAGGGTACCGACGCCATTGTTGCGGTGGGTACCACCGGTGAATCCGCCACCCTGGATGAGACGGAGCACTGTGAGGTAATCCGGCAGGTTGTGGAATTTACTGCCAAACGGCTGCCGGTTATCGCCGGGACGGGAGCCAACTCCACCACCGAGGCGATCCAGCTTACCCGCTGTGCCAAGGAGGCGGGTGCCGATGGCTGTCTGCTGGTCACGCCCTATTACAACAAGCCGACCCAGGAGGGGCTGTATCGGCACTTCAAGGCGGTCGCAGAGGCGGTGAATATTCCGCAACTGCTCTACAATGTGCCGGGCCGGACCGCCTGCGACATGTTGCCGGAGACAGTGGGCAGACTCTCCAAAATTACCAATATTGTCGGTATCAAGGAAGCCACCGGTGATCTGGATCGGGTGGCGATCCTGCGCGAGCTTTGTGGCGAGGATTTCGCACTGCTTACCGGGGATGATGCAACTTCCCGTGAATTTATTCTGTTGGGTGGTGTCGGAACCATCTCTGTAACTGCGAACGTGGCGCCGGCGGCGATGCACCAGATGATTGCGGCCGCCCGGCGGGGCGACGCGGAAGAGGCCGCCCGCCTGGACGAGCCGCTGGCTGCCCTGCACCGGGATCTGTTCCTGGAGTCCAATCCGATCCCGGTGAAGTGGGCGTTGGCGGAGATGGGCCGCATTCCAGTGGGTATCCGCCTGCCGCTGACCTGGTTCGCAGAGCGTTATCACGATCAACTGCGTCAATCGCTGGTCACCGCAGGTCTCCTCTGAAACGTCAGGTAACTGGCAACAAGGTTTTCTACAACATGGCTTTAACGACTCGAAATACGCTAGTCACACTCCTGGTTACTGTTATGTTGGCGGGCTGTGGTGCCCTGCCAAACATGGATGACGTACTGCCCGACCGGAAGGTTGAGTACAAGAAGGCCAAGGATGCCGGTAACAATCTGGAGATCCCGCCCGACCTGACCAAAAGCACTATCAATGATCAACTGGTCATTCCCGGTTCCTCCGGTGCTGAAGCGACCACCCTGTCGGGGCAATTGGAGAGAGAGCGTATTCAGGGCCGTGTGGCAACCCGGACCAACGTATTGCCCAAGATCGACAAGATCCAGGTGATGCGGGACGGCGACCAGCGCTGGCTGCGTATCCAGAGCGATCCCGAGGATGTCTGGTACAAGGCGGTTGCGTTCTGGCAGGAGAACGGCATTCTGCTGGCCCAGCAGGATCCTACGGTGGGTGTGATGGTGACCGACTGGCTGGAGAACCGGGCGGATATCAAGCGTGATTTCATTACGGACAAGATTCGTTCCGTATTTGATGGTGCCTATGCTGCGGCGACCCGGGATCAGTACCGTGTCCGTATTGAGCAGGGCTTGACCGAAGGGACCACCGAACTCTATCTGACCCATCGCGGTATGGAAGAGGAGTATGTGCTGAATAGAGGGGGGGACCCGGAGCGTACCATCTGGAATCCCCGGCCTACCGATCACGGCCTGGAGGCGGAGATGCTGCGCCGCCTGATGAATTACATGGGCGTCACGGATCAGCAGTCCCGCACCTCACTGGCCCAGGCGGGCACGCCCCAGGCGCGCTCCCGGCTGGTACGCAACGACAGTGAGGTGGTGCTGCTGATGAATGAAGAGGTGAGTCGCGCCTGGCGTCTGACCGGGGTGGCCCTGGACCGGGTCGGTTTCGCGGTGGAGGATCGGGATCGTGCCAAGATGATCTACTACGTGCGTTACAACGATCCGCTGAAGGAGACTGACGAGCCGGGCCTGCTGAGCAAACTGGCGTTCTGGAGCGATAACGACAAGGATATCGACAAGGAGAGCCAGTACCAGGTGGGGCTGACTGCGGATGGTAATGGTGGCTCCCGCGTGGTGGTCAGGAACAAGGACGGCGTGCAGGAGAACTCGGATACCGCACTGCGTATCCTGACCCTGCTGCATGAGCAGATCCAGTAAAGGCGGAACCTGGCCAGGATAGGAGCGGTGCGATTCGCCTCTCTCGGCAGTGGCAGCCGGGGAAATGCCACACTGATCGAGTGTGGAACAACCCGGTTGCTGCTGGATTGTGGCTTTGCCGCCAGAGAGACGGAGCGGCGCCTGGGGCTGCTCGGAGTCGCTCCGGAGAGTCTCTCTGCCATCCTGGTGACCCACGAACACCAGGACCATATCAAGGGGGTCGGCCCCCTGGCCCGGCGTTACGATCTGCCGGTGTGGATTACCCACGGTACCTACCGTCAGGGTCGCTGCGGGGAGTTGCCGGACCCACAGTTGATCCACAGTCACCAGGCGCCATTCCGGATCGGCGCCATCAATGTGCAACCCTATCCGGTACCCCATGACGCACGGGAACCGGTGCAGTATGTATTCAGCAGCGCTGGCACCAGCCTGGGGGTGCTGACCGACAGCGGTAGTATCACGCCCCATATTCAGCAGATGCTGGCGGGTTGCCACGCCCTGTTGCTGGAGTTCAATCACGATCTGGCGATGCTCAACAGCGGCCCCTATCCACCCTCCCTGCAACGTCGGGTCGGTGGCCGGCTTGGTCATCTGAACAATGAGCAGGCGGTGGGATTGCTGGCCGATCTGGATCATGCCCGTCTGCGTCACCTGGTGGTGGCCCACGTGAGCGAACAGAACAATGACCCGGACAAGGTTCGGGATACCATTCTGTCCCGCTTGCCAGAGCTGGCGCCACGCCTTACCCTGACCAGTCAAGGGGAGGTCAGTCCCTGGTTCGAGGTGTGACGCATGAGTCTGAAAGCATGGCTGTTCCCGCGGGAGTCCCGCTATCTGCCCGGCCAGCGCTGGCTTAATGTGCTGTTCAGAACCCTGCACCTGGTGGGTCTGGGTGGCCTGGGCGCCGGTTTCCTCTACCCGGCGGTGGATGAGAGCTGGCACCTCTACCTGCAGATCACCCTGGTTTCGGGGAGCTGTCTGGCCCTGATCTCCATCTACTCCAATGGCATCTGGCTGATTCAGCTGCGCGGTCAGGTGGTGTTCCTGAAGTTGATTCTGCTGGCCCTGATGACCCCTTTTCCACAGCTGCGGGCAGAGCTGTTTATCCTGATTATCCTGCTGTCCGGCTGGATCGCCCATGCCACCGCCCAGGTGCGCTATTACTCGCTCTATCACCGGCGGCGTATAGAGTCCGGGGATCTGGGTTAGGTTGTCGAGGCGGACCGGAATATGGTCCGGCAATGCGGAAATTTCCAACCGCTTCGAGTATCATTACCGATTTGATTTTTCGCCCATCGACAAGGTATCCCATGCTCACTCTTCGCGGCGCTCCAGCCCTTTCCGATTTTCGTCAGAACAAACTCGAACGTCGTCTTGCCGAGGTGGTGGGGCGTCCCCTGGGACTGTATGCCGAGTTTATCCATTTCGCCGAATTGACTCAGACCCTGGACGATACCGAGCGGGCGGTTCTGGATCGGCTGTTGCGCTACGGTCCCCAGCTGGCGGAACACGAACCGACCGGCCAGCTGCTGCTGGTGGTGCCGCGGCCCGGCACCATCTCACCCTGGTCCACCAAGGCGACCGATATCGCCCACAACTGTGGCCTGGAGAAGATCGAGCGCCTGGAACGGGGTACCGTCTACTACCTGACAACGGCTGACAATGGGCCCCTGACTGATCACGAACTGCAGGCGGCCAGGTCGGTACTGCACGACCGTATGACCGAAGTGGTATTCGATGCGCTGGATGAGGCGGTTTGTCTGTTTAACCGGGCTGACCCCCGGCCCTTCACTACGGTGGACGTGGTGGGCGGTGGCCGCGCCGCGCTGGAAGTGGCCAATGGTGAGTTGGGGCTGGCGCTGTCGCCGGATGAGATCGACTACCTGGTGGAGAGTTTCCAGGCGCTGGGACGTAACCCCACCGATGTGGAACTGATGATGTTCGCCCAGGCCAACTCGGAGCATTGCCGGCATAAAATCTTCAACGCCGACTGGATCATTGACG
Proteins encoded in this region:
- a CDS encoding PhoH family protein; the encoded protein is MTDQEKRRLFVLDTNVLMHDPTAIFRFKEHDIFLPMVVLEELDKGKKGVSEVARNVRQVSRFLDELMSGASKQQIDTGLPLPAPANGTSTATAPAGRLFFQTTTLASHLPESLPGNMPDNNILSTALTLQQEHPEMQVTLISKDINLRIKAAVLGVPAEDYNNDQVLDDVNLLYSGEAELEANFWEEHSKNLDSWQEQGRTYYRIKGKDTQAWYPNQCLFLDDDSKFEAIVRRRDGDDAIIEMATDYRSANHAIWGIRARNREQNFAINMLMDPEVDFVSLLGSAGTGKTLLALAAGLAQTLDMNIYREIIMTRVTVPVGEDIGFLPGTEEEKMTPWMGALMDNLEVLTQTEGGEWGRAATDELLRSRIRIHSLNFMRGRTFLKKYIILDEAQNLTSKQMKTLITRAGPGTKIVCLGNVAQIDTPYLTETTSGLTYVVDRFKDWRHSGHITLLRGERSRLADYASEEL
- a CDS encoding glycine cleavage system protein R → MSTQNYLVISALGKDRPGIVDELSKAILNIGCNIADSRMTVLGGEFAILLMVEGNWNTLGKLEEAIPALEQQLDLTIIVKRTEARDSTARALPYVVDVVSLDHPGIVHQLANFFSQRKINIEDMATTSYAAPHTGTVMFSVHMTVGIPADLHIATLRDDFMEFCDTINLDAIIEPAQR
- the dapA gene encoding 4-hydroxy-tetrahydrodipicolinate synthase is translated as MFQGSMVALVTPMQEDGSVDENSLRDLVEWHVEQGTDAIVAVGTTGESATLDETEHCEVIRQVVEFTAKRLPVIAGTGANSTTEAIQLTRCAKEAGADGCLLVTPYYNKPTQEGLYRHFKAVAEAVNIPQLLYNVPGRTACDMLPETVGRLSKITNIVGIKEATGDLDRVAILRELCGEDFALLTGDDATSREFILLGGVGTISVTANVAPAAMHQMIAAARRGDAEEAARLDEPLAALHRDLFLESNPIPVKWALAEMGRIPVGIRLPLTWFAERYHDQLRQSLVTAGLL
- the bamC gene encoding outer membrane protein assembly factor BamC, yielding MDDVLPDRKVEYKKAKDAGNNLEIPPDLTKSTINDQLVIPGSSGAEATTLSGQLERERIQGRVATRTNVLPKIDKIQVMRDGDQRWLRIQSDPEDVWYKAVAFWQENGILLAQQDPTVGVMVTDWLENRADIKRDFITDKIRSVFDGAYAAATRDQYRVRIEQGLTEGTTELYLTHRGMEEEYVLNRGGDPERTIWNPRPTDHGLEAEMLRRLMNYMGVTDQQSRTSLAQAGTPQARSRLVRNDSEVVLLMNEEVSRAWRLTGVALDRVGFAVEDRDRAKMIYYVRYNDPLKETDEPGLLSKLAFWSDNDKDIDKESQYQVGLTADGNGGSRVVVRNKDGVQENSDTALRILTLLHEQIQ
- a CDS encoding MBL fold metallo-hydrolase; the encoded protein is MRFASLGSGSRGNATLIECGTTRLLLDCGFAARETERRLGLLGVAPESLSAILVTHEHQDHIKGVGPLARRYDLPVWITHGTYRQGRCGELPDPQLIHSHQAPFRIGAINVQPYPVPHDAREPVQYVFSSAGTSLGVLTDSGSITPHIQQMLAGCHALLLEFNHDLAMLNSGPYPPSLQRRVGGRLGHLNNEQAVGLLADLDHARLRHLVVAHVSEQNNDPDKVRDTILSRLPELAPRLTLTSQGEVSPWFEV